The DNA segment TATGATGCTCCCTTGATCTCGACTCTGCAGAGTTTTTCTCTTGCTCCGCTGACATTTGACTTTTGCTCGCGCTCTCTTTCTGATATTTGCTCTCATTCTCGATCTTAGTTTCGCTACTGATCACTTCATGGGTATTCAGTCCTGTATAGCGATTGTTATTAAACACAAAGTTAATGTAGTATGTCTGTCCCAGCACAGCCAGGGGTAACAATGCTATCCAGGGgcaatgcagcaacaacattgtcTTGTGGCTGCATTCGACTCTCGACTGCAGGCCAACTTATGAGCTGATGTCTCGCTTTATAGACTCGCCCGGTAGCTGTGGCGGATGCATTTGGACCAGCGCTGATTTGGCTAtcgcttttggcttttttatGCCCCAGACTCGTTAAAGTTTATGACTGTTTCAAGAGCTGCAACAGCCGAAGGTCTTGCTACAATATTGACACCCGCAACTGAAGAAAACTGGTAAATGGCAGAAACTGCTCTCTGTTCGTAGTTGCAActagaataaatattaattattaaattaaaagatacGAGAATTACATTCGACtctgcttcttttttgtttatttttattttgtgtatcaATTAAAACCGCTTCctaaaacaaaacagtttctAAGTGGTGTTAGTTTCTAATATGTCCTCAGCTTGTCAACTGTTCACAGTTTCTGCACTGTTCTCATCTTGTCAACTGTTTGTCGCACATAAACTGTTCTCAGTTCTTTGTCCGCTCTGAGCTGCACAACTGTTTACAGTTTATAAACTGTTCCCACTTTAACAAGTGCATTCACTTCCTCTACTGTCAATTTTCCTTACTTAGCTCGGTTTCTCAACTGTGTGCCTTTTACTGTGTGCTTAAATTGCTCACATTTAAGCTTCACTCAATCAATAAACTGCTCTTTttcatagtttttatttaatttattatatattttttattagcaatttgtaataattgaattgtagTCGAGCCTCCTCTCCCTTTTATTCCCCTGTGAACTCCTCGTAGTCATCGGCGCCATACAATGTGCGCTTATCGTTTCCAACGTCCTGCGATTCCTGAGCATCTCCAGACCCGGAGCCAGCATTGCTGCCCGAGTGTCCGTGACTCTCGGAGCTCTCGTAAATGGAGCGAACGTAGCGTCCGCCGAAGCTGTCATCGATGCTGATCTCATAGCTGCTGTGATGGCTGTGATCGTTGTCGGGTCCTTTGTCCTTGTTCTCCTCGGCCAGCTTGATGCGTCTATTAGCTGCGTCATGGCTGTCGctatcatcgtcgtcatcatccaATCCCGGcacgttgtcgtcgtcgtcatcatcggaatcggaatcgtCGTCGCTAGCTTTTTTATCGTCACTGTCAGCTTCGCTATCATCGCTATCTCCCTTGCTGTCGTCGgcgtcatcatcagcattaCCATTCTCCTTGTCATCACTGTCATTGCTTTCATCAGCAGTACTTCCActgccacttccacttccactagCATCGCTGCCAGATCCTTCGGATCCTTCACCAGCTGATGCAGCCCTCATAGCTCCATTCCCTGCTCCACTTTTTCCCATCCCACCGACATCTTCGCCATCTTCGCCATTGGCATCCggattgttgttattgaacGCAAAGTTCATGTAGTACTTCTGGGCCAGCACAGACCGCAGCTGGCAGAGCAGCAGGCCAAAGGCGAGTATCTGTATTAGGTGTATGCTCAGCCGTGTCCTCATGATCCTCAGCAGACTCTGAAACAGCAGCCGCCCGGTTTTCTCTcttatatatagatattatGTAGCCCCAGTGCTCTTTTCTTAATGCGCATCCAATCGCATTCGCGGCCCACAAATCAATTTCGATTGGGTCAACTTCAACGAGGTGATCATTAAATGCGCAACCGATAAAGGTTGCACTGCGAGAAATAACCAGGGCAGTTGCAAAGTTATTTGTGATTGATAGTTGTACTTTGTATAGTTAATAATTCAGTTTAAACATATGTTGGcttatattttaaagcattGCTAAATGCTAACTTAACCTcaattttagcaatttttgaGGTTATGTCCGTTATTATTTctccaatttatttattttgaagtatATTAACTGTTTCTAAGACTTAGCTGTTAATGCAGaagtaaaagttgtattttttatggttaataattaaattcaatcaCATGTTTAGTTATGAGCATTGATGTATGCAAACTTAACCTCAATCTTACCACATTTTGAGGTTAAGATCGGTATTTTAAAAACTACCAACTTATTAGAATTtgctgatttttaatttatttgaaagtaTATTGGACTGTTTTTAATAGATAACATAGCCTTATTACACGATCAAATTATGGAATTATCTTGTGTAAAAATTACAGCCTCCTAGCTCTTACTTCAACCAGTAGTCAGGACAAGCAGTCTTAAGTATATAGACGGAATCAGCTTTTGAAGTATTgcaagtttaatttaaaagtggCCTTTGTTACAGTTTTTATGTAAGAATCTTGCTTGCGATCAAAAGTAAGATCATGATCAGACTGTTAATTGGTTTACATGCTGAACTCTTTGACTTAGGGTTTTGGGTTCAACTCGTAGCTATCGCAGCAGACCTTGGGAGTATTTTCGCCAGTGCAATGTGTGGCCATCAATGTGGAGGGCAAACGGCAGCCGAGTTGAGTTTAGTTGAGTTGAGCAGAGGTTGCTGCTCGATCGCTGCACAGTGGCAATTCAGTTGGCAGACAAGCGAAGCAGTGGCAAGCAGGTAAAGGCAGCACAAACAGGTTGCAAGCCTCGGCCACGGCCATGGAATTCAATCAGGGCCAATCTATAATAGAAATCTCATGTGGAGGGGAACAGCATTGCTGCCAAtagcaagcaacaagcaacgtgcagcaggcagcaggcagcaagtTGCAACCGACAGCCAGCCCACTTTCAATCGCTGTTGGCGTCGTGCGttgcaaatatgaaaatgctACTGCGGCCACAGAGGCGACTCTTTGGACTCTGTTGACTGCAACAGCGGCTAAAAATCGTTTttcattaacaattttaaaagctGCGCATTaatcagacacacacacacacacacacacagaagcacAGAGAACAGACGCCCTccgttgcaagttgcaagttggtCATGCTGGatgcataaattttataagcaaccaagcagcagcaacagcagcagcaacataacTAATTCCCGGCCTCCTCCTTGGATCGGTCTCTATCCCACTCGAACTAATCATTTCCccttccctttctctctctctgtctgtcttgcAGCACTTTCGTGATCAGAGCATAGATGGCACGGGCTTGCCGCTGCTAACCGAGGATCATTTGGTTAGCTCGCTGGGCATGAAACTGGGGCCGGCATTGAAGCTGCGCTCCATATTGGCGAAGAAATTGGGCGGGCCGTGTCCGTGTGTTGCGTGCGTTGCGCAGGCGCAACAGATGTTGGCGCTGCAAACGGGAggcacaacatcaacaacatcagcagcagtggcaacaacaaccagcagcaacataacgacaacgacaccagcagcaacaacaacaacaactgtaactagttgcagcagcggcagttTGTTgaacagtagcagcaacaacagcaacagcagcaacacggCAACAGATAACTGCAATGGGCCCAGCAACATGTCCAACGATGTTGCTGCAACAATGTTGCCCTGCAGCTTTGATGCTgccgacagcaacagcaacatttacaacagcaacaacaacagcaacaaggatGCTGCCAGCTAGTTTTGTGTCACAATCGCGCAAATTAATgcagaaaacaacaataataattaatttaattagatttatGCATGctaacaaattgcatttcaactGCAAATGTTGTACCAAAAGAGCTTTCAAATGAAGttaaaacacaacacacaacacaacaacaaaaacacagacatatgttaattaaaaatacgttaaagttaatttaaattaatttcaaataataattgctaAAGTTGTAAACtttaagcagcagcaacaacaacaa comes from the Drosophila sulfurigaster albostrigata strain 15112-1811.04 chromosome 2L, ASM2355843v2, whole genome shotgun sequence genome and includes:
- the LOC133837750 gene encoding accessory gland protein Acp32CD, encoding MRTRLSIHLIQILAFGLLLCQLRSVLAQKYYMNFAFNNNNPDANGEDGEDVGGMGKSGAGNGAMRAASAGEGSEGSGSDASGSGSGSGSTADESNDSDDKENGNADDDADDSKGDSDDSEADSDDKKASDDDSDSDDDDDDNVPGLDDDDDDSDSHDAANRRIKLAEENKDKGPDNDHSHHSSYEISIDDSFGGRYVRSIYESSESHGHSGSNAGSGSGDAQESQDVGNDKRTLYGADDYEEFTGE